One segment of Leptospirillum ferrooxidans C2-3 DNA contains the following:
- the infA gene encoding translation initiation factor IF-1: MPKEDIIEVQGSVLETLPNAMFRVELENGHKVLAHISGKMRMHYIKILPGDKVTIELSPYDLTRGRITYRFK; the protein is encoded by the coding sequence GTGCCAAAGGAAGATATTATTGAAGTTCAAGGTTCTGTCCTTGAGACCCTTCCAAACGCTATGTTTCGCGTCGAACTCGAAAACGGGCACAAGGTCCTTGCCCATATCTCCGGGAAAATGCGGATGCATTATATAAAAATTCTCCCGGGAGATAAAGTAACAATCGAACTATCTCCCTATGACTTAACCCGGGGAAGAATAACTTACCGTTTTAAATGA
- the rpmJ gene encoding 50S ribosomal protein L36, with protein sequence MKVRASVKPICSKCKVIRRKGILRVKCENPRHKQRQG encoded by the coding sequence ATGAAAGTGAGAGCATCAGTTAAACCGATTTGTTCTAAATGTAAAGTTATCAGACGCAAAGGCATTTTAAGAGTCAAGTGCGAAAACCCTAGACACAAACAGAGACAAGGTTAA
- the rpsM gene encoding 30S ribosomal protein S13, producing the protein MARIVGIDLPKNKRVEIGLTYIYGIGRSTSQELLEKSQIDPNKRVKDLTDEETAKLREMIEALTVEGDLRRQVTQNIKRKMDIGCYAGLRHRRGLPVRGQRTKTNARTRKGPKKGIGAKKKTG; encoded by the coding sequence TTGGCACGTATTGTCGGAATCGATTTACCTAAAAATAAAAGAGTTGAAATAGGGTTGACGTATATATATGGAATCGGCCGCTCCACTTCTCAAGAGCTTTTAGAAAAATCCCAGATAGACCCCAATAAAAGGGTGAAAGATTTAACGGATGAAGAAACAGCAAAACTAAGGGAAATGATAGAAGCTCTCACCGTAGAAGGTGATTTGAGGCGGCAAGTTACACAAAATATCAAAAGAAAAATGGATATCGGATGTTACGCTGGCCTCCGTCACCGAAGAGGTTTACCTGTTAGAGGGCAAAGAACCAAAACTAATGCAAGAACTCGCAAAGGGCCCAAAAAGGGGATCGGCGCAAAGAAAAAAACAGGGTAG
- the rpsK gene encoding 30S ribosomal protein S11: MGVKKTTKKKDKKSIPMGVIHIHASFNNTIVSIADPNGDVVSWSSSGAQGFKGSRKSTPFAAQKAAEVAVKKAVDSGMKSCDVFVKGPGSGRESAIRALQTFGVKINLIKDVTPIPHNGCRPPKRRRV; the protein is encoded by the coding sequence ATGGGCGTCAAAAAAACTACAAAGAAAAAAGACAAAAAGTCGATTCCGATGGGTGTTATACATATCCATGCTTCTTTCAATAATACTATTGTCTCAATCGCAGACCCAAATGGCGATGTTGTTTCTTGGTCCAGTTCTGGAGCCCAAGGATTTAAGGGGTCTAGAAAAAGTACACCGTTTGCAGCCCAAAAAGCAGCTGAAGTAGCTGTAAAAAAAGCTGTCGATTCAGGAATGAAGTCTTGTGACGTATTTGTTAAGGGACCCGGTTCTGGTCGCGAGTCCGCTATTCGAGCGCTTCAGACATTTGGTGTAAAAATCAATCTTATAAAAGATGTCACTCCAATTCCCCATAATGGATGCCGACCTCCAAAACGACGTCGGGTCTAA
- the rpsD gene encoding 30S ribosomal protein S4, whose product MARYRGAVCRFCRREGVKLFLKGVRCLSSKCAIDRRTYPPGQHGQARAKISEYGTQLREKQKVKRIFGVLERQFRIAFEQASRKKGITGESLLASLELRLDSVVYRMGIGTSRNEARMLVTHGHIEVNGKKVNIPSYQCKLHDAISLKTKTRSNERIQINLRDVEARGTVPSWLDLDKTNFKAVVRELPKREEINILISENLIVELYSR is encoded by the coding sequence TTGGCTCGTTATCGCGGAGCAGTATGTAGGTTTTGTCGCCGGGAAGGCGTTAAACTTTTTCTAAAAGGTGTCCGATGCTTATCCTCTAAATGTGCAATTGATCGGAGAACATATCCCCCTGGTCAACATGGACAGGCGAGAGCAAAAATCTCTGAATATGGAACGCAATTAAGAGAAAAGCAAAAAGTGAAAAGAATTTTTGGTGTTTTAGAACGACAATTCCGAATAGCTTTTGAGCAAGCTTCCAGAAAAAAAGGAATCACCGGAGAATCTCTCCTTGCTAGCTTAGAGTTGAGACTGGATAGCGTTGTATACAGAATGGGCATTGGCACATCTAGGAATGAAGCAAGAATGCTTGTTACTCACGGTCATATTGAGGTTAATGGAAAAAAAGTAAATATTCCATCCTACCAATGTAAATTGCATGATGCCATATCTTTAAAAACTAAAACGAGATCTAATGAGCGAATTCAGATCAATCTTAGAGATGTAGAAGCTCGCGGAACAGTACCTTCTTGGCTGGATCTCGATAAAACCAACTTTAAAGCAGTTGTTCGCGAGTTACCCAAAAGAGAAGAAATTAATATCCTTATATCGGAAAATCTCATCGTTGAGTTGTATTCTAGGTGA
- a CDS encoding DNA-directed RNA polymerase subunit alpha — MNMFSDFQMPKSVVIDNETQTDRFLKVVVEPFERGYGTTLGNSLRRVLLSSIPGAAITAIRHRGIFHEFSNIPGVLEDVSDIVLNLKEVRVKSHHTDPIWVHLKASGPGRVTAGQIETQGVIEILDPDHLIATLDKGATLDLDLQVSIGRGYVPADRSKEDSLEVGVIPIDAIYTPIKKVNFYVDSTRVGRMTDYDRLTMEVETDGSLTPEEAIAQASSLLKEHLSLFSFEETNASASNSAAHALKIDQVSSDLLAKPVSELDLSLRALSCLKNAHISTVGELIQKSEHELLDTKIFGRKSISEVRDALGAIGLSLGLDLESTQA, encoded by the coding sequence ATGAATATGTTTTCTGATTTTCAGATGCCTAAATCTGTCGTGATTGATAATGAAACACAGACAGACCGATTTCTGAAAGTAGTTGTTGAACCATTTGAAAGAGGTTATGGAACGACCTTGGGAAATTCTCTAAGGAGAGTTTTATTATCTTCGATCCCTGGAGCAGCTATTACTGCAATTAGGCATCGAGGTATCTTTCATGAGTTCTCAAACATTCCGGGTGTTCTTGAAGATGTTTCAGATATTGTTTTGAACCTTAAGGAGGTTCGAGTCAAATCTCACCATACTGACCCTATATGGGTCCATTTGAAAGCGTCTGGTCCAGGTAGGGTAACCGCTGGCCAAATCGAGACACAAGGAGTTATTGAAATTCTTGATCCAGACCATCTAATTGCTACACTTGATAAGGGTGCAACTCTCGATTTAGATCTACAGGTTTCAATTGGACGTGGTTATGTTCCAGCGGACAGATCTAAAGAGGACTCTTTAGAAGTCGGAGTTATACCCATAGACGCAATCTATACTCCAATAAAAAAAGTTAATTTTTATGTAGATAGTACAAGAGTCGGAAGAATGACAGATTATGATCGTCTTACTATGGAAGTAGAAACAGATGGCAGTTTAACTCCCGAAGAAGCAATTGCTCAGGCTTCTTCTCTATTAAAAGAACACTTGAGTTTGTTCTCCTTCGAAGAGACTAACGCCTCCGCTTCTAACAGCGCAGCTCATGCTCTTAAAATAGATCAAGTTTCCTCTGATCTTCTTGCAAAACCTGTGTCCGAACTCGATTTATCGCTTCGTGCGTTAAGTTGTTTGAAGAATGCTCATATCTCAACTGTTGGGGAGCTTATTCAAAAGTCTGAACATGAGCTTCTTGATACAAAAATCTTTGGAAGAAAATCTATTTCAGAAGTTCGAGACGCTCTTGGCGCGATAGGGCTCTCTCTCGGTTTGGATCTGGAAAGTACTCAGGCCTGA
- the rplQ gene encoding 50S ribosomal protein L17, with protein MRHRLQGRQFGRDSNHRQAMFRSLITAFFEHERIETTHMKAKELRPMIEKMISKARVKSVTTLRSLLKVIRDKDVAFHLLDEVAPRFISRPGGYTRIVKTRRRIGDGAEMAIIELVELGQSLSDKRSKSKTSPPKPKSPSTPTTEAKESSAV; from the coding sequence ATGAGGCACCGACTACAGGGAAGGCAGTTTGGCAGAGATTCTAATCACCGCCAAGCTATGTTTCGCTCTTTAATTACAGCTTTTTTTGAGCACGAGAGAATTGAAACAACTCATATGAAAGCTAAAGAACTTCGTCCAATGATTGAAAAAATGATCTCAAAGGCAAGGGTTAAGTCAGTTACAACTCTAAGAAGTCTTTTAAAAGTCATTAGAGACAAAGATGTCGCTTTTCATCTTTTAGATGAAGTGGCTCCGCGCTTTATTTCACGTCCTGGAGGCTATACCCGAATTGTTAAAACTAGACGTCGCATCGGGGATGGCGCCGAAATGGCTATCATTGAGTTGGTCGAATTGGGACAAAGTCTCTCCGATAAACGCTCAAAATCTAAAACTTCTCCACCAAAACCAAAATCTCCCTCTACTCCCACTACTGAGGCGAAAGAGTCTTCCGCAGTTTAG
- a CDS encoding Spy/CpxP family protein refolding chaperone, whose amino-acid sequence MKLHRIFLVSCISLSMIMFSAIFHPRSGYADSSSFDMNTFQSQMHSDFILPSVLVTHPGPMFYFKNSKELKLSEQQLNKIKKITHKIIPKTQKQLKQIERLKGKYLDLMKSSNPNYHASRKLLQSIGKLEAIATADHLEAHLACYKVLTSEQKKTLSTLLAKH is encoded by the coding sequence ATGAAACTACATAGGATATTTCTTGTTTCTTGCATAAGTCTTTCTATGATAATGTTTTCCGCTATTTTTCATCCTCGATCCGGTTATGCAGATAGCAGCTCTTTTGATATGAACACATTCCAATCACAAATGCATTCTGATTTCATTTTGCCATCTGTTCTTGTAACACATCCAGGACCAATGTTTTATTTTAAAAATTCAAAAGAATTAAAACTTTCCGAACAGCAATTAAACAAAATAAAAAAAATCACCCATAAAATTATTCCCAAAACTCAAAAACAACTCAAGCAAATTGAACGACTTAAAGGGAAATATCTAGATCTGATGAAATCTTCTAATCCAAATTACCATGCTTCCAGAAAACTCCTGCAATCTATTGGAAAATTGGAAGCTATTGCTACTGCGGACCACCTAGAAGCCCATCTTGCTTGTTACAAAGTCCTGACTTCGGAACAAAAAAAGACTCTATCAACTCTGTTAGCCAAGCATTGA
- the rfbD gene encoding dTDP-4-dehydrorhamnose reductase yields MKVGVIGSRGQLGSDLLKILADSIPLDKPEFDVLIPSSWPEITARGIDVLINTSAYNEVDQAEIDMDSCFNLNTFSPARLANFCDINKIIFITISTDYVFGFPPTVPPLPFSEESETNPLSVYGVSKRAGEILTLNRCKQSYVIRTCGLYGYASIARPRSSFVETMLRLAQKGNPISVVSDQIVSPTPTYDLALAINKLIEQLPPFGVYHLTADGFCSWYDFAKKIFDLAGLSVILKSTTMSAFNSKARRSPYTVLSNEKARRYGIQLPPWEVGLAAYLTNRKME; encoded by the coding sequence ATGAAAGTTGGAGTTATCGGAAGCAGGGGCCAACTTGGGTCTGATCTTCTAAAGATTCTTGCGGATTCAATTCCTTTAGACAAGCCGGAATTCGATGTATTGATTCCCTCTTCCTGGCCTGAAATCACGGCCCGGGGAATTGATGTTCTCATTAATACAAGTGCTTACAATGAAGTCGATCAGGCGGAAATCGACATGGACTCATGTTTTAATTTAAACACATTTTCCCCTGCTAGATTAGCTAATTTTTGTGATATAAATAAAATTATTTTTATTACAATTTCAACAGACTATGTATTTGGTTTCCCTCCCACTGTCCCACCCTTACCCTTTTCTGAAGAATCCGAAACTAACCCTTTATCTGTTTATGGAGTTTCTAAGCGCGCTGGTGAGATTTTAACTTTAAATCGTTGTAAGCAATCATATGTTATTAGAACATGTGGGCTTTATGGCTATGCAAGTATTGCTAGACCGAGAAGCAGTTTTGTTGAAACAATGCTGAGGTTGGCCCAAAAAGGTAACCCAATCAGTGTGGTTTCTGATCAAATTGTATCGCCCACTCCAACGTATGACTTAGCTCTTGCCATCAATAAGCTAATCGAGCAACTACCCCCTTTTGGGGTTTATCATTTGACCGCTGACGGTTTCTGTTCTTGGTATGATTTTGCAAAAAAGATTTTTGATTTGGCGGGGTTATCTGTAATCCTTAAATCAACAACAATGTCAGCGTTTAATTCAAAGGCGAGAAGATCCCCTTATACCGTCTTATCAAACGAAAAAGCACGTCGATATGGGATTCAACTGCCACCTTGGGAAGTCGGTCTTGCTGCCTATTTAACTAATCGGAAAATGGAATAA
- the otsB gene encoding trehalose-phosphatase translates to MKPILEETILFLDFDGTLAEIRDTPDEVYLDQEQWMILENLSKKHSLFVLSGRSFHDIQKRVPRSLAGLSGDHGAIREFGKEVFIIPAGQTIKELLKTLSKEIFSLESEYPKMLVETKDFSLSIHYRNLPEEEVPDLYKKISAIKRRVDTTNILVEAKGKSVWEYRHPDARKEKAVSWFVEKIKEKEASLKKTRNVFIGDDLTDWNSIIWAGNSGGKGIWVGENFPYPIETYKPEKRISPKEIWKDLEMWSKDDTFIPFSD, encoded by the coding sequence ATGAAACCAATACTAGAAGAAACAATACTGTTTCTTGATTTCGACGGGACCCTTGCTGAGATAAGGGATACCCCTGATGAAGTCTATCTTGATCAAGAACAATGGATGATTCTGGAGAACCTGTCAAAAAAACATTCTTTATTCGTTCTATCAGGCCGTTCCTTCCATGACATTCAGAAGAGAGTTCCAAGATCGCTTGCAGGCCTATCAGGGGACCATGGAGCCATCAGAGAATTTGGCAAAGAAGTATTTATTATTCCAGCAGGTCAGACAATTAAAGAATTGCTTAAAACACTATCTAAAGAAATCTTCTCGTTAGAATCAGAATACCCCAAAATGCTAGTGGAAACGAAAGATTTCTCGCTCTCTATTCACTATAGGAATTTGCCAGAGGAAGAAGTTCCTGATCTTTACAAAAAGATCTCTGCTATCAAACGGCGAGTAGACACAACCAATATTCTTGTAGAAGCAAAAGGAAAGTCCGTTTGGGAATATCGTCACCCAGATGCAAGGAAAGAAAAAGCAGTATCGTGGTTTGTAGAAAAGATAAAAGAAAAAGAAGCATCTCTTAAAAAAACAAGAAACGTCTTTATAGGAGATGATCTAACAGATTGGAACTCAATTATATGGGCAGGAAACTCTGGCGGTAAAGGGATATGGGTTGGAGAGAATTTTCCATACCCTATAGAAACCTATAAACCAGAAAAACGAATCAGTCCAAAAGAAATATGGAAAGACTTAGAAATGTGGTCAAAAGACGATACATTTATTCCATTTTCCGATTAG
- a CDS encoding alpha,alpha-trehalose-phosphate synthase (UDP-forming): MDIDERSILSDQNSRFLVVTNREPIVIKGDQIKHPAGGVSQSLHRLLLKEGGIWIASRDSGGPDQLHVESSEGPGYDLERMNIPANLKSEFYEGFSNDVLWPAFHGCPEFMAPAPSFYSSYDQVNQMFARKIGKVLCTANPSVVWIHDYQLTRVALWLRKEHIPNLPPLAFFCHIPWPKKEHLTYISEHKEIIEGLLSHDLIGFQTEQDRENFLQATTSFIRNTEIRPDGMIRWNDRLIKAISMPIGVDSAMFDRMANNPRNLAKAHAILTANQLGNNARFLISVDRMDYTKGFIQRFEILRKLFSINPELRGKISLLQIAVPTRTGQKVYRNHQEKIRQGVLAINQEFGDKNWLPIISIEETLDQETLSGLYRLAEGALITSTIDGMNLVSQEFLASQHGGHGVLFLSRYTGTATILKNATAIDPLDPLQSAETIISELALPIELRRNRNLSLLEQIRQNDISHWISSLMSNISSYANIKKSLVA; encoded by the coding sequence ATGGACATTGATGAAAGATCGATTTTAAGCGACCAAAATAGCCGTTTTCTTGTTGTAACAAACAGAGAGCCTATCGTCATTAAAGGGGATCAAATCAAACACCCTGCTGGTGGAGTCAGTCAATCTCTCCACCGGCTTTTATTAAAAGAAGGGGGCATTTGGATTGCCTCAAGAGATTCTGGAGGGCCAGACCAACTTCATGTCGAATCTTCTGAAGGGCCTGGTTATGACCTTGAGAGGATGAATATTCCAGCTAATCTCAAATCAGAATTTTATGAAGGATTTTCGAATGACGTCCTTTGGCCAGCATTTCATGGATGTCCAGAGTTTATGGCACCAGCACCCTCTTTTTATTCAAGCTACGACCAAGTTAATCAAATGTTTGCTAGAAAAATCGGAAAAGTTCTTTGTACAGCAAACCCTTCTGTAGTCTGGATTCATGACTACCAACTAACAAGAGTCGCTTTATGGCTCAGGAAAGAACACATTCCCAATCTTCCTCCTTTGGCATTTTTTTGTCATATTCCATGGCCAAAAAAAGAGCATTTGACATATATATCAGAACATAAGGAAATTATTGAGGGCCTTTTATCTCATGACCTCATTGGATTCCAAACAGAACAGGATCGAGAGAACTTTCTCCAGGCGACCACTTCTTTTATTAGAAATACTGAAATTCGTCCAGACGGAATGATCAGATGGAATGATCGACTGATTAAAGCCATTTCCATGCCGATAGGTGTTGACTCAGCAATGTTCGACCGCATGGCAAATAATCCCAGAAATTTGGCCAAAGCCCATGCAATACTCACAGCTAATCAGCTAGGAAATAATGCAAGATTTTTAATCTCGGTCGACAGAATGGATTATACAAAAGGCTTCATTCAACGATTTGAAATCTTAAGGAAACTATTCAGCATTAACCCTGAACTCCGGGGGAAAATCTCTCTGCTACAAATAGCAGTTCCAACCCGCACAGGGCAGAAGGTCTATAGAAATCACCAAGAAAAAATTCGTCAGGGAGTATTGGCTATTAATCAGGAATTTGGTGATAAAAACTGGCTACCCATTATATCGATTGAGGAAACATTAGACCAAGAGACATTATCAGGGCTATACAGACTCGCAGAAGGTGCTCTCATCACTTCTACCATAGATGGAATGAATCTCGTTTCCCAAGAATTTTTGGCCAGTCAGCATGGAGGACACGGGGTACTTTTTCTGAGTCGATACACTGGAACAGCCACTATTCTGAAAAATGCTACAGCAATTGATCCATTGGACCCGCTTCAATCCGCTGAAACAATTATTTCAGAACTAGCACTTCCTATTGAACTGAGACGCAATAGAAACTTATCTTTATTAGAACAAATTCGCCAAAATGACATCAGCCATTGGATATCTTCATTAATGTCAAATATCTCGTCTTACGCTAATATAAAAAAATCACTGGTTGCTTAA